Proteins from a single region of Gossypium arboreum isolate Shixiya-1 chromosome 1, ASM2569848v2, whole genome shotgun sequence:
- the LOC128286724 gene encoding disease resistance RPP13-like protein 4 produces MADAIIQVVAGKLIDALKEHSGRVLEFRSQFMELKTQLDFMKSFLADANKLKRKEETVKTTLSMIRELTYDAEDILTDCLLRAEFRDHVFRCNHFLPREMIFQHRTSKRLKDINGRIEKMHKVLKTYLKTIGQQGVHDDVSSVIHRRWTSPAFDESSIVGLAEDTMKIIGWILPTKKQLHQVGIIGMGGLGKTTITQKIFNNHAILERFEERIWVSISQTVNEEETMKTMLKQLGEDTYGLDMGQMLPKIKQALEGKDYLIVMDDVWSVHGWWERLLAGLPKREGQSSAVIITTRKESVTIEMGVEKARIHQPRVLNEEESWALFCRIAFSSEKEAKQHYELEELGKDIVKKCCGLPLAIKTVGGLLKSKTLSTDVWRRIHNNFHDELATREGESSVMASLQLSYDELPTRLKQCLLCFSIYPEDSVISAEQLVHWWVGEGFVQGKDSRTAIELAFDYLSELISRCLVEVVKQRGFDGRVYTCKMHDLVRDLTIKIAREESFCSFDEHGKQRPSIQSRRLGFTGEEDVKSLNKKSKLRAFLMMNSSPVSPDKTIPLFRVRSLRVLDFSLNKLENIPIPKLLHWIISLQRLSYLNLRGVASLKELPQLIGDLRNLQLLVLNGCNNLQKLPSSITNLQKLNVLDLGYCPMMRYLPQGLGRLSNLQELSGFTVPSEADGNGCRLGELQWLSKLKVLRVNINEESDIAEEELTVLSHLKQLKVLSINTEGCEKEEIFRKLDGLSPPPHLEELYLRYYRGVTTPMWMNPKSLRDLHYLCIENGDLQFVRPSFEGGKTITWKVEGLCLKFLARLQVEWDLVMSVMPRIRYVEVSHCYMLKSFPCNTEKLGVWRK; encoded by the coding sequence aTGGCGGATGCAATCATACAAGTTGTAGCAGGGAAGCTGATTGATGCCCTGAAAGAGCACAGTGGTCGAGTACTTGAATTTCGTAGCCAATTCATGGAGCTTAAAACACAGCTTGACTTCATGAAATCCTTCCTTGCTGATGCTAACAAGCTCAAAAGGAAGGAGGAAACCGTGAAGACAACTCTAAGCATGATCAGAGAATTGACCTATGATGCCGAGGATATACTTACTGATTGCTTGCTCCGAGCTGAATTTCGTGACCATGTCTTTCGCTGCAACCATTTCCTTCCACGAGAGATGATCTTTCAGCACCGAACTTCAAAAAGGCTCAAGGACATCAATGGACGGATAGAGAAGATGCACAAGGTCTTGAAAACATATTTAAAGACAATCGGACAGCAAGGTGTCCATGACGATGTCAGCAGTGTGATTCATCGTCGATGGACGTCGCCTGCTTTCGACGAATCCAGCATAGTTGGTTTGGCTGAAGATACAATGAAGATTATAGGGTGGATTCTTCCAACGAAAAAACAGTTGCACCAAGTTGGGATTATTGGGATGGGGGGATTGGGGAAAACAACTATAACCCAGAAGATCTTTAACAACCACGCGATCCTCGAACGATTCGAAGAGAGAATTTGGGTGTCCATATCTCAaactgtgaatgaggaagaaacAATGAAGACCATGCTGAAACAACTAGGAGAGGATACGTATGGATTGGATATGGGTCAAATGCTGCCCAAGATTAAACAAGCACTTGAGGGTAAGGACTATTTGATAGTGATGGATGACGTTTGGAGTGTTCATGGCTGGTGGGAAAGATTGCTTGCTGGATTACCCAAGAGGGAGGGACAGAGCAGTGCTGTAATAATCACTACCAGGAAAGAAAGTGTTACCATTGAAATGGGGGTGGAGAAAGCTCGAATTCATCAACCTCGCGTACTCAATGAAGAAGAAAGCTGGGCATTGTTTTGTAGGATTGCATTTTCTTCAGAAAAGGAAGCAAAGCAGCACTATGAGTTGGAAGAGCTAGGGAAGGATATAGTAAAGAAATGTTGTGGACTTCCATTAGCTATCAAGACCGTAGGAGGCTTGTTGAAATCGAAAACTTTGTCGACTGATGTTTGGAGACGAATTCACAACAATTTCCACGATGAATTGGCTACTAGAGAAGGTGAAAGCTCGGTTATGGCTTCCTTACAATTGAGCTACGATGAGCTGCCAACTCGCCTCAAGCAATGCCTGTTATGCTTCTCCATTTATCCAGAGGACTCGGTGATAAGTGCTGAGCAGTTGGTTCATTGGTGGGTGGGAGAGGGTTTCGTACAGGGAAAAGACAGCCGGACTGCAATCGAATTAGCATTTGATTACCTCTCAGAGCTCATCAGTAGATGCCTGGTTGAAGTTGTGAAGCAGAGAGGGTTCGATGGAAGAGTCTACACTTGCAAGATGCATGATCTTGTGAGAGACTTGACCATTAAAATTGCTAGAGAAGAGTCCTTTTGCAGCTTTGATGAACATGGCAAACAAAGACCCAGCATACAATCTCGGCGTTTGGGTTTTACAGGGGAAGAAGATGTGAAATCACTGAATAAAAAATCAAAGCTCCGGGCGTTCCTGATGATGAACAGCTCTCCAGTTAGCCCCGATAAGACCATTCCACTGTTCAGAGTAAGGTCTCTTAGGGTGTTGGATTTTTCTCTGAATAAGCTAGAAAACATCCCCATTCCCAAACTCCTGCATTGGATCATCTCTCTTCAACGCTTATCATATCTGAACCTAAGAGGAGTTGCTTCCCTCAAGGAACTTCCACAGTTAATCGGTGATCTCCGGAACCTTCAGCTTTTGGTTTTGAATGGATGCAACAATCTTCAAAAGCTTCCCTCGTCCATCACAAATCTGCAGAAGCTAAATGTACTGGATTTAGGGTACTGTCCTATGATGCGATATCTCCCACAGGGGCTTGGGAGGCTTTCAAATCTTCAAGAACTCTCAGGATTCACAGTACCAAGTGAAGCTGACGGGAATGGGTGTCGTTTAGGTGAGCTTCAATGGCTGTCAAAGCTTAAAGTACTGCGAGTAAATATAAACGAAGAAAGCGACATTGCAGAAGAGGAACTCACTGTCCTTTCCCACCTCAAACAACTCAAGGTTTTGTCCATCAACACAGAAGGATGCGAGAAAGAAGAGATTTTCAGGAAACTGGATGGCTTATCTCCTCCACCACATCTTGAGGAGCTGTATCTGAGGTATTACCGTGGAGTGACGACGCCAATGTGGATGAATCCCAAGTCACTTCGTGATTTGCATTATCTTTGTATCGAAAATGGAGACCTGCAATTCGTGCGTCCAAGCTTCGAGGGTGGTAAAACCATTACATGGAAAGTTGAGGGGCTTTGTCTCAAGTTCCTTGCTAGGCTGCAAGTGGAGTGGGATTTGGTTATGAGTGTGATGCCTAGAATAAGGTATGTGGAAGTTAGCCATTGTTACATGCTGAAATCATTCCCCTGCAACACTGAAAAACTTGGGGTTTGGAGGAAATGA